ctttctcacatagaacctaagggctctgtcccgatcctgccacatgactagaaattcataaacaagaaggtaggaccatGACAAGAAATGATGCATATACAGCAATGCTTTAAAACTCTGCCTGCCTTCTGAACTATATGTGGCATCACTTAAGCCCCATCtagaaaataaattatagtctGAACTGATTTACAGATTTCCcataatctatttatttattattaataagaaTTTTAGACATCTACATCTGAATATCACACTCACACCTGCAATTCCTCCATCTGTCACCAGAGGTCGTCCTCTCAACATTTGTCTTGATACAAACAGCTAACACAATTTTTTCGAAATCATGTCCCTGCAATTCCGTCTTGTTTGTACAGTCACGCACCCAAAGCTCGCAGCATTAATCACTGTTAGTGTTATCATGACTTATTTCCGGCACATTACTGTAAGTATATAAATAGTCACTTATTTCCTGTTTGTAGCCGACTTGTTTGAAGTGTTCTTGCAGAGAGAAGACCTATTGTAAACCAAACACATAGTCTGTGGCAAAAGCATGGCAAGTCTGTCAAACGAGGCTTATTGATTCAAGCTTTAATTTAGCTGTTTTATTCATAAGAAAGAAATTATCTGGCAAGGAAAAGCATTTCTGGATGGAAACAGATAATAATAAAAGTTAACTCTCAAGCATTACGTCCTTCTCACAATTCAGATTTTTTCCCTAATGTAGCCAATGGAGAGGACAGCATGTTTTGTGTTACAGTTAAACCAAAGCTTCATACACTACTGGGAAGTAAAGATAAGACATGACCTATGAGATAATACTGCCCCCTATTTTAAGGTTGAAGTTCAGCTTTTATACAGAGTGAGATAAAAGAATTCCACTACACATTTATCCTCCCCTATTAATATTGGCAAAACATTTTGGATTGTGTTTTGGGAATTCATGGGAATTAAAGACAATAACATTGTTTTGATCACTGTCTAGCTGGTTGTAAATTATCACGATTGACATGTTAGTGCTTGCACATCGGAGTGAGGTCAGCGTGTGAGAGCAGGATGCCCTTGTCATGTGTTGCAACTATCAGCAATGGCAAAACTGATGAAAGAGCTTACATCAAATGTATGACATCTCTCCCCACTTTTGCCTAAATATAAAAACTGTTTTCACTCTCTTTCACACATATGTAATAGCACTGCATACAGCACATCCCAAGCTTCAATTACATCCATTCTTATGCCCAATTTGAAAGAACTTGTATAATTACATACTCTGCATATTATAATGTCTTTGTTTAGGCAAACATTACCTCCATGCACAAGAGCATGCATGGCATGAAAAGTGGCCATTGTACAGTACAGGGTGAAAATTGGATTGATATAATCTTCAGGTCATTTATTGAGGTCAGCAGTGCAGTGATGCACAGCAGAAGAGACTTGGAGAGgattataaatgtaacttaatgcTGGACAGAGCACTATAAGCATCTACAGTATGTCTTGGACTATCTGCTTATTTAGATTTATTTCCTAAGATTTTTTTGCAAGTAACAACAAATATTAGTTATTGGACACTGTTTTTGCATATGTAGTGTTTCATGAGGAGGACACTACACTATTGGTTCCACTTGAAGATAACAAGCCATGGAAATCACTTTGCTGACTGGAGTCGGTAAGCCATATCCAGTGATGAGTAACACCAGTTATGTATTTAGTTTTTagtaaaataaatcatgttAAGCAGTGTTAAATTGTTTAATGCTGTAAACAATAattcaatatttaaaacaataagtAATTACATAGTTTAATAAGCAGTGTCGTTTTAAATAATATCACTGTCATGCCATTGGTTATTTACTTTGAAATTAGGGTGCTTTTCCATTTCTGTATTTTGGATAACAGATTACAATAATCCCCTTTAAGCAGCGTATAAATATATTGATCTATGTGTCTATAAAATAAGTTATAGCGCTTATGTGACCAAacctttcctactatggtagtcaatgatgtcccagaactgtcacttgttaacatttttccaaatatctttctttgtgttcaacattttgggtgaactatccctttaaatctagtttttttttcaacagtaaTAAAATACGTTTATGCATGTAATTCCTACATAACTCTTGTAACACACAGAATATTTTGAAGTCAATTTATTAGCACTGCTGTAATCATCATGTTAATATATGATCCTTTGTTCTCAGTTTCCTGTGGCTAATGGAATGACTGACATCAGGACATTTCTCATGTCACAAAGTGAGCATCAACTGTGTAGCAGAGCTGTTTACTTTACAATGTTACGGCCACCCAGTGCCTTTTACAGCTTAATTCCAACATGGGCCACTAGAGGACTCCAGACCCCAAAACAAAGCTCATACTTCTCTAATCATGCAACAAAGCAAACCTACTTGTGTTTCTGGCCATTGTGGTTCACTGTAACCTTTCTGTGCCTCCTCCTGCTACCTGTTTCCACAGCTGCCACCTTAAAGGTTGGGGTGGTGGGACCTTGGTCATGTGACCCCCTCTTCACCAAAGCCCAGCCTGATGTGGCTGCACGATTAGCTGTGGAACGCATTAATAAGAATCATTCCCTCTCAAACGGCATCACATTTGATTATGTCATCCTGGAGGAGGAGTGTGTGACATCACAGTCTCTCGCCCGTTTTCTTGGTTTTTATACACGTGCGTCTGGGTTTATTGGCCTTTTTAACCCAGGTTACTGTGAAGCTGCCTCTCTCCTAGGAAAGAGTTGGAATAAGGCAGTGTTTTCCTGGTCTTGCATTGGATATGAGCTGGACGACACGCGGAGTCACCCCACTTTTTCACGCACCATGCCACTCCCCACCCTTGTGCTGCTGAGCTTCATGCGGCATTTTGGCTGGGCACATGTGGGTGTCATTTCATCAGCTGAAGATATTTGGGTGGAGACAGGAATAAAGCTGGCCGATACCCTGCGGGCACATGGAATGCCTGTTGGCATAGTTGCATCTGTTGGTAATGACCACACCAGCGTGCGTAAAACCCTGGCGATGGTCAAGAAGGTGAAAGATCTCCGCTGTGAGTTTTAAATCTAATATTGAGTTACAATTGTGACTCTACAATTGTCACTATCAATTACGGTAACCCTTGTGTGATACTCGGGTCTTTGGTAACCGTTTACTAAATcattaaggggcggtttcccagacagggcttaaggctagactaacttaaatgtcacaggtgtcttgatcgaaaacaacttacatatcttaaaatatatccgtgcgattgttttgtctcaagatgctcatcagtaatgtgtttttgtaaagtatgtttttaaagacaatttaaatatcctaatttcaGGCCTAGTCCTGTcgtaaaataatccctgtctgggaaaccgccccatatgtggttaattgttttttcaatttcagattcagatttttttttagaaaatgaatagCACCTTTTTATGTACTTTACAAACTTTTGTTTTATGGTCTTCCATAATAAGTTCAtattaatacttttatttaatacCTTTTCAGCTATAAATATTAAAAGATACCACAAAGTGATCGTTAATTTGTCAcagttgttttaattttttctgccTGTCCTCTGTTTCTCAATGCTTGTTTTGCAGTGGTCATTCTATGCATGCACTCGGTTTTGATTGGTGGAACAGCCCAAAAGTTGCTATTGGAGACGGCATATGACATGCGGATGACAGAAGGTTCATTGGTGTTTGTACCTTATGATACCCTATTTTACAGTCTGCCCTACCATAACGTGGCACAGCCAGCCTTGCGCTACAACAGTAAACTGTTACGAGCCTATGATGCCATGCTCTCCATCACTATTGAGTCTCCAAAGGAAGAAtctttttatcacagttttgaaAAGGCCCAGGAGCAAGGGGAACTGCCCAGGCACATTAAACCACAACAGGTACATGGACTGTGGTTGTGGGGAttttaaaaaactactgacaactaggtgtatatatttagatatttgGTTCAGCAaccactaataataattatataaaactaTTGTCATCCAACAGGTGTCCCCATTGTTTGGCACCATTTACTCCTCTATTATGGTCATGGCTCATGCTGTACAAAGTGTCAGGGCTTCAGGTGAATGGATGTCTGGGGGGAACATTGCCCAGAATGCCCGTAACCTGATGTCGAAAGGCTTTAGCTATACCCTACAAGCGAATTCATCTGGGTTTGGCATGATGGACTATGTGGTGCTGGATACTGATGGCTTTTTTTGGGAGCTGCAGCCTACATATCGTATAGAGATGCAAACAGATATGGTGCGCTTTCTGGGACGGCCGATTCATTTCCCTGAAGGTGGACCGCCCAAAACAGATTCCAGCTGCTGGTTTACGCAGGGTGTTATCTGTAGTGGAGGTGAGTGCGGTTAGGCCAAAAATATTGTGGGGTTCCTGTGACATAATGTCATTTTATACAGTTTGTTTTTAGTTATCTAAAAATCACTCTCCATGTCACAGGTGTGAATCTGTTCCACACGGTTGTAGTTTTCCTCTGTTGTTTTCTGCTCATCTTCCTCTTGATTGGCTGTTCTTACTTTATTAGGTATTCATCATGCTTTCTAAATTTGATACAGAGTTTGACATAGTCAGTGTGCCTAGACAATAACAGAGAATTAAAAGTATATctatattttctaaatgtccTATAGGCGTAGAATTTCTCTGATTCAAATGATGCGAGGTCCTAATAAGATCTTGCTGACTTCAAATGACGTCACATTCATCAACCCATCGCTGAGCAATAAGGTCAGTAATAAAAGCACATGCACAGACAACCAAACAGTAATTCATAAACTCTAATAAGTCTTTTTTTTCTGAGAAACAGAAGCTGAGCATGGATGACAAGGGCAGTGAGATTAGAATGAGCGAAATTTCAGAGCGAAGCCTCAAGTCTCCGCTCTCTGAGCAATCGCCGGCCACCTATGAGAATTCAAATGTTGCTATTTATGAGGTAAACAAAAACGCTTGACCGGCTGTTCAAAATAGCAGCAGCATACTGATTTAAAGTAAAATGAGACATTTGATAGAACAGGCGATTTATGCTGTGTATTTATACGATATTATGGTATTATGACATACCTGTAGATGgacataaaatatgaatacatattatttgaaattatatagtaaataatatttgaaatattgtaGAAATAATTGTGAAATTAAGTATACTGCTTTAAAATATCATTGTTTTGCTCACTTGACAGGGTGATTGGGCATGGCTGAAAAGACTTCCATATGGAAACTTCCAGAGTATCACCCCTTATACCAGTGATGTTTTTGAGCTGGTTGGTTTTTCACTTGGTTCTCTATAGTAAAACTATATAGAGTTCTACGTtttctttcaaaatattttttttcataaatatgaTATTTGACTGTCATACCCCAGATGAATGACATGAGGCACGAGAACGTTAACACCTTCCTCGGCTTCTTCCATGACTGCGGAGTCTTTGCCATAGTAACAGAGTTCTGTTCTCGGGGCAGCTTGGAAGATCTGTTGCTAAACGAAGACGTCAAACTAGACTGGATGTTCAAGTCCTCTCTTATTATGGACCTCATCAAGGTGCTCTTATAGGCAATTATATGGCTTTACAAAAGCAAGCACATAAGCGCACTACAAGTCATTTGTCACAAAAACGAATTTTGAGCAAAAAATGTACTTAGCTGTGTGCAATAATTTTACGGCTCCATAAATAAATTTGCAGTTACTTAAAGATCACTTGCAagcctatgtgtgtgtgtgtgtgtgtgtgtgtgtgtgtttgtgactgGCATGCAGGGTATGAAATACCTTCACCACAGAAATGTCTGTCATGGAAGACTCAAATCCAGGAACTGTGTGGTTGATGGCCGTTTCGTGCTGAAAGTTACAGACTACGGCTATAATGAGGTGTTGGAAGCTCAGAAATTTCCTTATGTTGAACCTCCAGCTGAGGGTAAGGCTTATTGTAAGAGTGTCTCTCATTATTGCTATTCCACCGCATTCATAGAATGCTAATGTATATTTGTAACCTGCAGACCTTCTATGGACTGCCCCTGAGATATTGAGAGGGTCTCACCCTGGTTTCTATGGCAGTCTCCCT
This region of Triplophysa rosa linkage group LG1, Trosa_1v2, whole genome shotgun sequence genomic DNA includes:
- the gc2 gene encoding retinal guanylyl cyclase 2 isoform X3; translated protein: MSQSYCEAASLLGKSWNKAVFSWSCIGYELDDTRSHPTFSRTMPLPTLVLLSFMRHFGWAHVGVISSAEDIWVETGIKLADTLRAHGMPVGIVASVGNDHTSVRKTLAMVKKVKDLRLVILCMHSVLIGGTAQKLLLETAYDMRMTEGSLVFVPYDTLFYSLPYHNVAQPALRYNSKLLRAYDAMLSITIESPKEESFYHSFEKAQEQGELPRHIKPQQVSPLFGTIYSSIMVMAHAVQSVRASGEWMSGGNIAQNARNLMSKGFSYTLQANSSGFGMMDYVVLDTDGFFWELQPTYRIEMQTDMVRFLGRPIHFPEGGPPKTDSSCWFTQGVICSGGVNLFHTVVVFLCCFLLIFLLIGCSYFIRRRISLIQMMRGPNKILLTSNDVTFINPSLSNKKLSMDDKGSEIRMSEISERSLKSPLSEQSPATYENSNVAIYEGDWAWLKRLPYGNFQSITPYTSDVFELMNDMRHENVNTFLGFFHDCGVFAIVTEFCSRGSLEDLLLNEDVKLDWMFKSSLIMDLIKGMKYLHHRNVCHGRLKSRNCVVDGRFVLKVTDYGYNEVLEAQKFPYVEPPAEDLLWTAPEILRGSHPGFYGSLPGDVYSFSIIMQEVVMRGPPFCMLDQSVDEIVQKVRKPPPMCRPVVSPDHAPLECILLMKQCWNEQPEKRPKFDDIFDQFKNVNKGKKTNIIDSMLRMLEQYSSNLEELIRERTEELEIEKQKTEKLLTQMLPTSVAEALKLGTTVEPEYFDNVSLYFSDIVGFTTISANSEPIEVVDLLNDLYTIFDAIIGNHDVYKVETIGDAYMVASGVPVPNGNRHAAEIANMALDILSAVGTFKMRHMPDVPVRIRIGLHTGPCVAGVVGLSMPRYCLFGDTVNTASRMESTGMPYRIHVHSDIVKILLDLKLGYKVELRARTELKGKGIEETYWLIGRDGFTKPLPVPPVLKSGPEAKDFKALLQKAVKKISTVRQVAQLTQADEGNVMIHHH
- the gc2 gene encoding retinal guanylyl cyclase 2 isoform X1; the protein is MLRPPSAFYSLIPTWATRGLQTPKQSSYFSNHATKQTYLCFWPLWFTVTFLCLLLLPVSTAATLKVGVVGPWSCDPLFTKAQPDVAARLAVERINKNHSLSNGITFDYVILEEECVTSQSLARFLGFYTRASGFIGLFNPGYCEAASLLGKSWNKAVFSWSCIGYELDDTRSHPTFSRTMPLPTLVLLSFMRHFGWAHVGVISSAEDIWVETGIKLADTLRAHGMPVGIVASVGNDHTSVRKTLAMVKKVKDLRLVILCMHSVLIGGTAQKLLLETAYDMRMTEGSLVFVPYDTLFYSLPYHNVAQPALRYNSKLLRAYDAMLSITIESPKEESFYHSFEKAQEQGELPRHIKPQQVSPLFGTIYSSIMVMAHAVQSVRASGEWMSGGNIAQNARNLMSKGFSYTLQANSSGFGMMDYVVLDTDGFFWELQPTYRIEMQTDMVRFLGRPIHFPEGGPPKTDSSCWFTQGVICSGGVNLFHTVVVFLCCFLLIFLLIGCSYFIRRRISLIQMMRGPNKILLTSNDVTFINPSLSNKKLSMDDKGSEIRMSEISERSLKSPLSEQSPATYENSNVAIYEGDWAWLKRLPYGNFQSITPYTSDVFELMNDMRHENVNTFLGFFHDCGVFAIVTEFCSRGSLEDLLLNEDVKLDWMFKSSLIMDLIKGMKYLHHRNVCHGRLKSRNCVVDGRFVLKVTDYGYNEVLEAQKFPYVEPPAEDLLWTAPEILRGSHPGFYGSLPGDVYSFSIIMQEVVMRGPPFCMLDQSVDEIVQKVRKPPPMCRPVVSPDHAPLECILLMKQCWNEQPEKRPKFDDIFDQFKNVNKGKKTNIIDSMLRMLEQYSSNLEELIRERTEELEIEKQKTEKLLTQMLPTSVAEALKLGTTVEPEYFDNVSLYFSDIVGFTTISANSEPIEVVDLLNDLYTIFDAIIGNHDVYKVETIGDAYMVASGVPVPNGNRHAAEIANMALDILSAVGTFKMRHMPDVPVRIRIGLHTGPCVAGVVGLSMPRYCLFGDTVNTASRMESTGMPYRIHVHSDIVKILLDLKLGYKVELRARTELKGKGIEETYWLIGRDGFTKPLPVPPVLKSGPEAKDFKALLQKAVKKISTVRQVAQLTQADEGNVMIHHH
- the gc2 gene encoding retinal guanylyl cyclase 2 isoform X2, producing MLRPPSAFYSLIPTWATRGLQTPKQSSYFSNHATKQTYLCFWPLWFTVTFLCLLLLPVSTAATLKVGVVGPWSCDPLFTKAQPDVAARLAVERINKNHSLSNGITFDYVILEEECVTSQSLARFLGFYTRASGFIGLFNPGYCEAASLLGKSWNKAVFSWSCIGYELDDTRSHPTFSRTMPLPTLVLLSFMRHFGWAHVGVISSAEDIWVETGIKLADTLRAHGMPVGIVASVGNDHTSVRKTLAMVKKVKDLRLVILCMHSVLIGGTAQKLLLETAYDMRMTEGSLVFVPYDTLFYSLPYHNVAQPALRYNSKLLRAYDAMLSITIESPKEESFYHSFEKAQEQGELPRHIKPQQVSPLFGTIYSSIMVMAHAVQSVRASGEWMSGGNIAQNARNLMSKGFSYTLQANSSGFGMMDYVVLDTDGFFWELQPTYRIEMQTDMVRFLGRPIHFPEGGPPKTDSSCWFTQGVICSGGVNLFHTVVVFLCCFLLIFLLIGCSYFIRRRISLIQMMRGPNKILLTSNDVTFINPSLSNKKLSMDDKGSEIRMSEISERSLKSPLSEQSPATYENSNVAIYEGDWAWLKRLPYGNFQSITPYTSDVFELMNDMRHENVNTFLGFFHDCGVFAIVTEFCSRGSLEDLLLNEDVKLDWMFKSSLIMDLIKGMKYLHHRNVCHGRLKSRNCVVDGRFVLKVTDYGYNEVLEAQKFPYVEPPAEDLLWTAPEILRGSHPGFYGSLPGDVYSFSIIMQEVVMRGPPFCMLDQSVDEIVQKVRKPPPMCRPVVSPDHAPLECILLMKQCWNEQPEKRPKFDDIFDQFKNVNKGKKTNIIDSMLRMLEQYSSNLEELIRERTEELEIEKQKTEKLLTQMLPTSVAEALKLGTTVEPEYFDNVSLYFSDIVGFTTISANSEPIEVVDLLNDLYTIFDAIIGNHDVYKVETIGDAYMVASGVPVPNGNRHAAEIANMALDILSAVGTFKMRHMPDVPVRIRIGLHTGPCVAGVVGLSMPRYCLFGDTVNTASRMESTGMPYRIHVHSDIVKILLDLKLGYKVELRARTELKGKGIEETYWLIGRDGFTKPLPVPPVLKSGQMAHGLQMEEIAAHKKRKAEAQLAKKKN